In Harpia harpyja isolate bHarHar1 chromosome 8, bHarHar1 primary haplotype, whole genome shotgun sequence, a genomic segment contains:
- the KCNE1 gene encoding potassium voltage-gated channel subfamily E member 1 isoform X1, with protein sequence MPRRPGILLPLPLPPCGAGACGTHRRQHGSCPRAPRHLPPVCPGLEPAPAAGGGRPADSTHATGSCPPPARRGWSPAPSRALLPVGVMLTNIRARRLEDSRDPYNTYIATDIWHKKDREYFQAKIIENYKLCCVFENQLAVEQPSTQIPEVKSS encoded by the exons ATGCCCCGACGCCCCGGCATCCTCCTCCCGCTCCCCTTGCCGCCCTGCGGTGCCGGGGCCTGTGGCACCCACAGGCGCCAGCATGGGAGCTGCCCCCGTGCCCCTCGGCACCTCCCACCGGTGTGCCCAGGGCTGGAGCCGGCACCtgcagccggcggcgggaggccggCTGACAGCACCCACGCCACgggctcctgccctcccccagcccG GAGGGGCTGGAGCCCTGCACCCAGCCGTGCTTTGCTGCCAG TGGGAGTCATGCTGACCAACATCCGCGCCAGGAGGCTGGAGGACTCCCGCGACCCCTACAACACCTACATTGCCACGGACATTTGGCACAAGAAGGACAGGGAGTATTTTCAAGCCAAGATCATAGAAAACTACAAGCTGTGCTGTGTCTTTGAAAACCAGCTGGCCGTGGAGCAGCCAAGCACACAGATTCCAGAGGTGAAGTCTTCCTAG
- the KCNE1 gene encoding potassium voltage-gated channel subfamily E member 1 isoform X2 — protein MLVLSNNTALNSLLSKLLQDYLEQANSSAPSQVRSASSNLEIIYVLLMIGLFGFFTVGVMLTNIRARRLEDSRDPYNTYIATDIWHKKDREYFQAKIIENYKLCCVFENQLAVEQPSTQIPEVKSS, from the coding sequence ATGTTGGTGCTGTCTAACAACACAGCCCTGAATTCACTCCTCTCCAAGCTGCTTCAGGACTACCTGGAGCAGGCAAATAGCTCTGCACCTTCCCAGGTCAGAAGTGCCAGCAGCAACCTGGAAATCATCTACGTGCTGCTGATGATCGGCCTCTTTGGCTTCTTCACAGTGGGAGTCATGCTGACCAACATCCGCGCCAGGAGGCTGGAGGACTCCCGCGACCCCTACAACACCTACATTGCCACGGACATTTGGCACAAGAAGGACAGGGAGTATTTTCAAGCCAAGATCATAGAAAACTACAAGCTGTGCTGTGTCTTTGAAAACCAGCTGGCCGTGGAGCAGCCAAGCACACAGATTCCAGAGGTGAAGTCTTCCTAG